One part of the Bacteroidia bacterium genome encodes these proteins:
- a CDS encoding TonB-dependent receptor, with protein MKKIFMFLLSVSFINATTAQNTLTGTVKDSISGITLPGATIYIPDLHIGASSGATGEYFLKDIPKGTYIVETHLIGYGTEAFSIKIEGTTTRNISLLQSYVEETEVVVTGNSAASTSSKTPQPTTEVTNEYLNENASTNVIDAISKVPGVSAMTDGQSISKPVIRGLGYNRVLTVNDGVEQMDQAWFDEFGIEADPDAVNRVEILKGPASLAYGSDAISGVVNLIPEQALPEGQKEGDVLFNYQTNNGLINNMVHLAGTSNGISWSGRVDNIMAHAYQNAADGYVLNSQFSNFNADGTIGLHRKWGYSQIHASYFDMATGIVDGTRDSASGQMERALAYPDLNGGAPSYELPTHQEQTSYTPFVINQRIRHSKVVWDNSVAVGSGRIAGIFSWQHNQRQETNDPTMPNTPDIYYNSNAATYDLRYISPQMGDFNISGGVNGAYQQSQSLGTLMLIPNYNLFQIGAFAIANEQIGKFVLSGGLRYDTRTFNGIDHWVDSTQNPVPENTPGGIHEFQGFTSNFSGISGSFGAVYNVSKNIFLKGNIAQGYRAPNVAECGANGVHDGTVVYELGDPNLKPETSLEEDFTFGINSKDIGFEADVFNNSISSFIYAQGLQSKIAGTGDSINNSLNAAGLGAAPVYKYTQGSANLYGGEVSLDIHPSAMSWLDLNTTLSMVSGGLTNAPDSIKVLPFVPPTRITSELRFHIKKISSKIKDAYLKIGMQDCFQQNSIYQQYAIYNGLNTANSPLVYAASKAATAGYVLFNAGFGGNIQHQGHSICRLYLSVNNIFNTVYMDYMSRFKYYPVNNTTNRVGVFNMGTNVSIKVIVPFNF; from the coding sequence ATGAAAAAAATATTCATGTTTTTGCTGTCTGTTTCATTTATCAATGCAACAACGGCACAAAATACACTTACCGGAACGGTGAAAGATAGCATCAGCGGGATAACTTTGCCAGGTGCAACTATTTACATTCCTGATTTACATATTGGCGCTTCTTCAGGAGCAACAGGAGAATACTTCTTAAAAGACATCCCGAAAGGAACCTACATCGTGGAAACACATTTAATTGGATACGGAACCGAAGCGTTTTCCATCAAAATTGAAGGAACTACTACGCGGAATATTTCACTTCTGCAATCGTATGTGGAAGAAACAGAAGTAGTTGTTACAGGCAATTCGGCAGCAAGCACTTCTTCGAAAACACCACAACCAACTACGGAAGTAACCAACGAATACCTCAATGAAAATGCCTCTACGAATGTGATAGATGCTATTTCGAAAGTACCTGGAGTATCTGCCATGACGGACGGACAAAGTATTTCAAAGCCTGTTATCAGAGGTTTAGGGTATAACAGAGTATTGACGGTTAATGACGGTGTGGAACAAATGGATCAGGCATGGTTTGATGAGTTTGGGATTGAAGCAGATCCGGATGCAGTAAACCGTGTAGAAATTTTAAAAGGTCCCGCTTCCTTGGCGTACGGCTCCGATGCCATTTCTGGAGTTGTAAATTTGATTCCAGAACAAGCTCTGCCGGAAGGACAGAAAGAAGGCGATGTGTTGTTTAATTACCAAACCAACAACGGACTCATTAACAATATGGTGCATTTGGCAGGCACAAGCAACGGGATTTCCTGGAGCGGGCGCGTAGATAATATTATGGCGCATGCTTACCAAAATGCTGCAGATGGTTATGTATTAAATTCTCAATTCAGTAATTTTAATGCAGATGGAACTATCGGACTTCATCGTAAATGGGGATATTCCCAAATTCACGCCAGCTATTTTGATATGGCTACTGGAATTGTAGATGGAACAAGGGATTCTGCAAGCGGTCAAATGGAAAGAGCATTGGCGTATCCTGATTTGAACGGAGGAGCGCCTTCGTACGAACTTCCTACTCATCAGGAACAAACTTCTTATACTCCTTTTGTCATTAACCAACGAATTCGCCACAGCAAAGTAGTTTGGGACAATAGTGTTGCCGTAGGCAGCGGACGTATTGCCGGAATTTTTTCGTGGCAACACAACCAACGCCAAGAAACAAATGACCCAACCATGCCGAATACTCCAGATATTTATTATAATTCCAACGCAGCAACGTATGATCTGCGTTATATTTCTCCACAAATGGGAGACTTTAATATTTCGGGAGGTGTGAACGGCGCGTATCAACAATCCCAAAGTTTAGGTACTTTGATGTTGATTCCAAATTATAATTTATTTCAAATAGGTGCTTTCGCTATTGCGAATGAACAAATCGGAAAATTCGTTCTTAGTGGTGGATTACGTTACGATACGAGGACATTTAATGGAATAGATCATTGGGTAGATTCAACACAAAACCCTGTTCCTGAAAACACTCCAGGTGGAATTCACGAATTTCAAGGATTTACTTCCAACTTTAGCGGAATATCCGGAAGTTTTGGTGCAGTTTACAACGTTTCAAAAAATATTTTTTTGAAAGGCAATATTGCACAAGGGTACAGAGCACCAAATGTGGCAGAATGTGGTGCGAATGGAGTACACGATGGCACGGTAGTGTATGAATTGGGAGACCCAAATTTGAAACCAGAAACAAGTTTGGAAGAAGATTTTACTTTTGGAATCAACTCAAAAGACATCGGTTTCGAAGCGGACGTATTCAATAATAGCATTAGCAGTTTTATCTATGCACAAGGATTGCAAAGCAAAATTGCTGGGACAGGCGATTCTATTAATAATTCGCTAAATGCAGCCGGATTGGGCGCTGCTCCAGTGTATAAATACACACAAGGGAGTGCCAATTTGTATGGTGGAGAAGTTAGTTTAGACATCCATCCATCCGCTATGTCGTGGTTGGATTTAAACACTACTTTGAGTATGGTAAGCGGAGGTTTAACAAACGCTCCGGATTCCATCAAAGTATTGCCATTTGTGCCTCCTACACGCATCACTTCGGAACTTCGATTCCACATCAAAAAAATTAGTTCTAAAATAAAAGATGCGTATCTGAAAATTGGAATGCAAGATTGCTTCCAACAAAATAGTATTTATCAGCAATACGCCATTTACAACGGACTAAACACTGCCAATAGCCCATTGGTATATGCCGCCAGCAAAGCCGCTACAGCGGGATATGTATTATTTAATGCAGGATTCGGAGGCAATATTCAGCACCAAGGACATTCGATTTGTCGCTTATATCTGAGTGTTAATAATATTTTTAACACCGTTTACATGGATTACATGAGTCGTTTCAAATATTATCCAGTAAACAATACCACCAACAGAGTGGGTGTTTTTAATATGGGAACAAACGTCAGCATAAAAGTGATTGTTCCGTTTAATTTTTAA
- a CDS encoding DUF4290 domain-containing protein — MDYNTSLPKMIIPEYGRNIQRMIDQTVAIEDREQRNKNAKAIIAVMGQINPHLRDVADFKHKLWDHLFIISDFKLDVDSPFPKPTRETFISKPEKVAYPAGNMRYKHYGKNIERIIAKGKEFEEGPEKEYFTQLIANILKKSYLTWNIDSVSDSAIVNHLKELSGGKLDLKDTSKMIKTEEVLAKNAAAAAASGIKKKTRMKSNNGKQYSNFQNNNNQNNNNNQNNRNNNNNNRRKF, encoded by the coding sequence ATGGATTACAATACCTCTCTCCCAAAAATGATTATTCCTGAATACGGCAGAAACATTCAGCGAATGATTGATCAAACCGTTGCCATTGAAGACCGCGAACAGCGCAATAAAAATGCGAAAGCGATTATTGCTGTAATGGGACAAATAAATCCACATTTGCGTGATGTAGCTGATTTTAAACACAAATTGTGGGATCATTTATTTATTATTTCTGATTTTAAATTGGATGTGGATTCTCCTTTTCCGAAACCAACGCGCGAAACTTTTATTTCTAAACCCGAAAAAGTGGCGTATCCTGCTGGAAATATGCGCTATAAACATTACGGAAAAAATATTGAACGCATAATAGCGAAAGGAAAAGAATTTGAAGAAGGTCCTGAAAAGGAATATTTCACGCAGTTGATAGCCAACATTCTCAAAAAATCATATTTGACTTGGAACATTGACAGCGTAAGCGATTCCGCAATTGTCAATCATTTAAAAGAACTTTCTGGCGGAAAATTAGATTTGAAGGACACTTCTAAAATGATTAAAACAGAAGAGGTACTTGCGAAAAATGCCGCTGCTGCCGCTGCTTCCGGAATAAAAAAGAAAACACGCATGAAGAGCAATAATGGAAAACAATATTCCAATTTTCAAAATAATAATAATCAGAATAACAACAATAATCAGAACAATCGGAACAACAATAATAATAACAGACGTAAATTTTAA
- the murA gene encoding UDP-N-acetylglucosamine 1-carboxyvinyltransferase, protein MGSFEIHGGKKLKGELVPQGAKNEALQVICAVLLTPEKVTISNIPNIVDVNKLIDLLRDLGVKVENTAHETFTFQADNVNIEYLNSAEFKKKGAALRGSIMIVGPLLSRFGRGYIPRPGGDKIGRRRLDTHFIGFEKLGAKFIYDAKDEFYKVEASNLKGCYMLLDEASVTGTANIIMAAVMAKGITTIYNAACEPYIQQLCKMLNSMGAKISGVGSNLLTIEGVEYLKGCTHRLLPDMIEIGSFIGLAAMTKSEITIKNVAYEALGVIPDVFQRLGIKMERRGDDIFIPSQENYEIDTFIDGSILTIADAIWPGLTPDLLSIVLVVATQAKGTVLIHQKMFESRLFFVDKLIDMGAQIILCDPHRATVIGLNRQNSLKGISMTSPDIRAGVALLIAALSAEGKSTIHNIEQIDRGYQNIDVRLNALGADIKRNP, encoded by the coding sequence ATGGGCAGTTTTGAAATACATGGAGGAAAAAAATTAAAAGGAGAATTAGTTCCACAAGGCGCTAAAAATGAGGCATTGCAAGTTATTTGCGCTGTTTTACTGACGCCCGAAAAAGTAACCATCAGCAATATTCCAAATATTGTAGATGTCAATAAACTGATTGATTTATTGCGCGATTTGGGCGTAAAAGTGGAAAATACCGCGCACGAAACATTTACGTTTCAGGCAGATAATGTAAACATCGAATACCTCAATTCAGCCGAATTTAAGAAGAAAGGCGCGGCACTCAGAGGTTCTATTATGATTGTTGGTCCATTGCTTTCTCGTTTTGGAAGAGGCTATATCCCGCGCCCAGGTGGAGATAAAATCGGTCGTAGAAGATTGGATACTCATTTTATTGGTTTCGAAAAATTAGGTGCAAAATTTATTTACGATGCAAAAGATGAATTTTATAAAGTAGAAGCTTCCAACTTAAAAGGCTGTTATATGTTGCTGGACGAGGCTTCTGTAACAGGAACTGCAAATATTATTATGGCAGCCGTAATGGCGAAAGGCATCACCACCATTTACAATGCAGCTTGCGAACCGTACATTCAGCAATTGTGTAAAATGCTCAACAGCATGGGCGCAAAAATTTCAGGCGTTGGCTCTAATTTATTAACGATTGAAGGCGTAGAATATCTGAAAGGTTGCACACATCGCTTATTGCCAGATATGATTGAAATAGGCAGCTTTATTGGGCTTGCCGCGATGACGAAATCGGAAATTACAATTAAAAATGTGGCGTACGAAGCACTCGGTGTAATTCCAGATGTTTTTCAACGACTCGGCATAAAAATGGAACGCAGAGGCGATGATATTTTTATTCCTTCGCAAGAAAATTACGAGATTGATACGTTTATTGACGGCTCTATTTTAACCATTGCAGACGCCATTTGGCCTGGATTAACACCCGATTTATTAAGCATCGTTTTAGTAGTTGCCACACAAGCAAAAGGCACCGTTCTCATTCATCAAAAAATGTTTGAAAGCCGTTTGTTTTTTGTAGATAAATTAATTGATATGGGCGCACAAATTATTCTTTGCGACCCACACAGAGCAACGGTTATCGGATTAAATCGCCAGAATTCATTAAAAGGAATTTCCATGACATCACCGGATATCAGAGCCGGCGTGGCTTTGCTGATTGCCGCTTTATCTGCCGAAGGCAAAAGTACCATTCACAACATCGAACAAATTGATCGTGGGTATCAAAATATTGATGTGCGCTTAAACGCATTGGGCGCAGATATCAAAAGAAATCCTTAA
- a CDS encoding TlpA disulfide reductase family protein has translation MKKVNLILILAASAMLTFGFIYSKTSEGQTGTTVGTNIGNKAPELKFKDPSGKEIALSSYHGNIVLVDFWASWCRPCRMENPNVVAAFNKYKTAKFKNAKGFVIYSVSLDQQHDAWVNAIKQDNLSWPTQVSDLGGWQSKPAALYGVQSIPTNFLLDDKGVIIDENLRGEALDMALDKLLKK, from the coding sequence ATGAAAAAAGTAAATCTTATATTGATATTGGCTGCGTCAGCAATGCTGACTTTCGGCTTTATATACAGCAAAACATCCGAAGGGCAAACGGGTACAACAGTGGGCACAAACATTGGGAACAAAGCACCTGAATTAAAATTTAAAGATCCTTCCGGAAAAGAAATTGCTTTGTCATCTTATCATGGAAACATTGTATTGGTTGATTTTTGGGCATCTTGGTGTCGTCCTTGCCGCATGGAAAATCCGAATGTGGTGGCAGCTTTCAACAAATACAAAACTGCAAAATTTAAAAATGCAAAAGGTTTTGTGATTTACAGTGTTTCTTTAGATCAACAACACGATGCTTGGGTAAATGCAATTAAACAAGACAATCTTTCTTGGCCCACGCAAGTGAGCGACTTAGGCGGATGGCAATCTAAACCTGCTGCGCTTTATGGCGTTCAGTCTATTCCGACTAATTTTTTATTGGATGACAAAGGCGTTATTATTGATGAAAATTTAAGAGGCGAAGCCTTGGATATGGCGCTGGATAAGCTTTTGAAAAAATAA
- a CDS encoding nucleotide exchange factor GrpE, whose product MTEKNKEIINEEVQENNSEETQNEKDNSEQPAISETEALQAKYDELNDKYLRLFAEYENYRKRTAKERIELIKIAGEDVFKSFLSVMDDLERAMKLSKDAKDIKAVNEGIELIYSKLKSNLKQKGLETIDSLGKEFNTDLHEAITNIPAETEDMKGKVVDELEKGYLLHGKVIRFAKVVIGA is encoded by the coding sequence ATGACCGAAAAAAACAAAGAAATCATAAACGAGGAAGTGCAGGAAAATAATTCCGAAGAAACACAAAACGAAAAAGACAATTCGGAACAGCCTGCTATCAGCGAAACTGAAGCTTTACAAGCAAAATACGACGAATTAAATGATAAGTATTTGCGCTTGTTTGCGGAATATGAAAATTACCGAAAACGCACTGCCAAAGAGCGCATCGAGCTGATAAAAATTGCCGGAGAAGATGTTTTTAAAAGTTTCTTGTCTGTAATGGACGACTTGGAACGCGCCATGAAACTCAGCAAAGACGCCAAAGACATCAAAGCCGTAAACGAAGGAATTGAATTAATTTATTCAAAATTAAAAAGTAATTTGAAGCAAAAGGGCTTGGAAACTATTGATTCTTTAGGAAAAGAATTTAATACCGATTTGCACGAAGCCATCACCAATATTCCCGCGGAAACAGAAGATATGAAAGGGAAAGTAGTGGATGAATTAGAAAAAGGGTATTTACTTCACGGAAAAGTTATTCGTTTTGCAAAAGTGGTTATCGGCGCATAA
- the dnaJ gene encoding molecular chaperone DnaJ: protein MSKRDYYEILGIQKNASAEEIKKAYRKMAIKYHPDKNPDDKESEEKFKEAAEAYEILSDANKRSRYDQFGHAGMGSNGGGGQGFGGMNMDDIFSQFGDIFGGHFSGFGGGGGGGRRERRVNRGSNLRVKVKVTLEEVAKGVEKKIKVTKYVPCEPCHGSGAQNGSSFNKCATCHGSGQVTRIANTILGQMQTTGTCPACGGEGQTITDKCKSCHGDGIVRGEEVITIKLPAGVENEMQLSMGGKGNAGARSGVPGDLIIAIAEIEHENLTRDGHNLYYDHFASITDVALGASAEVPTVEGKAKIKIPAGTQSGKVLRLKSQGLPDINGYGKGDLFVTINVWTPQALSHEEKKIVENLQNSPNFKPNPTSKDKNFFHRMKEYFE, encoded by the coding sequence ATGTCAAAAAGAGATTATTACGAAATATTAGGAATTCAGAAAAATGCGAGTGCGGAGGAAATAAAAAAAGCCTATCGGAAAATGGCAATTAAATACCATCCCGATAAAAACCCTGACGACAAAGAATCCGAAGAAAAATTTAAAGAAGCAGCGGAAGCTTATGAAATATTGAGCGACGCTAACAAGCGTAGCCGATACGACCAATTCGGACATGCTGGAATGGGTAGTAATGGCGGCGGTGGACAAGGTTTCGGCGGAATGAATATGGACGATATTTTCAGTCAGTTTGGAGATATTTTCGGCGGACATTTTTCAGGTTTTGGTGGCGGTGGTGGCGGCGGAAGACGTGAAAGACGCGTAAACAGAGGTTCTAACCTGCGCGTAAAAGTGAAAGTAACCTTGGAAGAAGTCGCAAAAGGCGTTGAGAAAAAAATAAAAGTAACGAAATATGTTCCTTGCGAACCTTGTCATGGTTCTGGCGCTCAGAACGGTTCTTCGTTCAACAAATGTGCTACTTGTCATGGTTCCGGACAAGTTACACGTATCGCAAATACGATTCTCGGACAAATGCAAACTACTGGCACTTGTCCTGCTTGCGGCGGCGAAGGACAAACGATTACAGACAAATGTAAAAGCTGTCATGGCGATGGAATTGTACGTGGAGAAGAAGTCATCACGATTAAATTACCAGCAGGTGTAGAAAATGAAATGCAACTTTCCATGGGCGGAAAAGGCAATGCAGGCGCAAGAAGTGGAGTTCCGGGTGATTTAATTATTGCCATTGCGGAAATAGAACACGAAAATTTGACAAGAGATGGACATAATTTATATTACGATCATTTTGCAAGTATTACTGATGTTGCTTTGGGCGCATCTGCAGAAGTGCCAACGGTAGAAGGAAAAGCAAAAATAAAAATTCCGGCAGGCACACAAAGCGGAAAAGTATTACGCCTAAAATCACAAGGTTTGCCCGATATCAACGGTTATGGAAAAGGAGATTTATTTGTTACCATCAATGTTTGGACACCTCAAGCACTTAGTCACGAAGAGAAAAAAATAGTGGAAAATCTGCAAAATTCTCCTAATTTTAAGCCCAATCCAACTTCGAAGGATAAAAATTTTTTCCACCGAATGAAGGAATATTTTGAATAA